In Bythopirellula goksoeyrii, a single window of DNA contains:
- a CDS encoding response regulator, translated as MKTVFTTGEAAKICKVSQQTIIRCFDSGQLKGFRVPGSRFRRIPREQLYAFMRDNGIPTDALDSGRRKVLVVDDDEDLVELIVDALERDGRFDVRSVNNGFGAGMLIKEFRPDMIVLDVMLPDINGKEVCTLVRSQKTMDDVRIICISGMVEQDKIQELRDAGANDFMKKPFDVDDLVGRVCQLLDVETAST; from the coding sequence ATGAAGACCGTATTCACTACCGGCGAAGCCGCGAAGATTTGCAAGGTCAGCCAGCAAACGATTATCCGCTGCTTCGATTCGGGGCAACTCAAGGGTTTTCGGGTGCCTGGCAGCAGATTCCGGCGGATTCCCCGTGAGCAACTCTATGCCTTTATGCGGGACAATGGGATTCCTACCGATGCCCTCGACAGTGGACGCCGCAAGGTTCTAGTTGTTGACGACGACGAAGATCTGGTCGAATTGATTGTAGACGCCCTTGAACGCGATGGCCGATTCGATGTCCGTAGCGTCAACAACGGCTTCGGCGCTGGCATGTTGATCAAGGAATTTCGCCCCGACATGATCGTGCTGGATGTCATGCTTCCAGACATCAATGGTAAAGAAGTCTGTACGCTAGTTCGCAGCCAGAAGACGATGGACGACGTGCGGATCATCTGCATCTCGGGCATGGTCGAACAAGACAAGATCCAAGAGCTTCGCGATGCAGGTGCCAACGACTTCATGAAGAAGCCGTTTGACGTCGATGATCTGGTCGGTCGGGTCTGCCAATTGCTAGATGTCGAGACCGCTTCAACCTGA
- a CDS encoding NYN domain-containing protein, with protein MPLLIDGYNLLHVTGFGGGGGPNSFQRSREALLSFLANSIPDEERSLTTIVFDAAEAPPGLPRTLTYQGIIVRYAAEYADADALIEELILAETAPRSLLVVSSDHRIQRAARRRRASHIDSDRWYGEIWQRRQEAENQPGTLVPDKPVRSLTEAEIAYWVDKFSEGMAAEATDSVEPTKPRTREVETDLTNPFPPGYGEDLLRDGEQ; from the coding sequence ATGCCTCTTCTCATTGATGGTTACAATTTGTTGCATGTGACGGGGTTTGGAGGGGGAGGCGGACCCAATTCATTCCAAAGATCACGAGAAGCGCTTCTGAGTTTTCTCGCCAACTCGATTCCGGATGAAGAACGTTCTCTGACCACCATTGTCTTCGATGCTGCTGAAGCACCGCCTGGGTTGCCTCGAACATTGACGTATCAGGGGATCATCGTTAGGTATGCGGCAGAGTATGCCGATGCCGATGCATTGATCGAAGAGTTGATTCTCGCAGAGACAGCTCCACGGTCTTTACTGGTCGTATCGAGTGATCACCGCATCCAACGCGCAGCCCGCCGACGGCGGGCATCACATATCGATAGCGATCGCTGGTATGGTGAAATCTGGCAAAGAAGACAGGAAGCTGAGAATCAGCCGGGTACTCTAGTTCCTGACAAGCCTGTCAGGTCGCTTACAGAGGCAGAGATCGCATATTGGGTCGACAAGTTTTCCGAAGGCATGGCGGCAGAGGCTACCGACTCTGTCGAACCGACAAAACCGAGAACTCGCGAAGTGGAGACAGACCTCACAAACCCTTTTCCACCAGGCTACGGAGAAGATTTGCTGAGAGATGGCGAGCAATAG
- the mnmG gene encoding tRNA uridine-5-carboxymethylaminomethyl(34) synthesis enzyme MnmG encodes MATCTYDFDVIVVGAGHAGTEAALAAARMGAKTVLLTTNCDTVGQMSCNPAIGGVGKGQIVREIDALGGAMGCAIDATGIQFRMLNRRKGPAMHSPRAQADKKLYQAEIKRFCEEQPNLSLRQEVVEDLLTEKSGEVPRIVGVQVRGDAVYRACAVVLTTGTFLQALMHTGETKTAGGRAGEGTTGGISGALDRLGIRLERFKTGTPPRLNGRTIDTSRTELQPGDDEPQPFSFLNDRIEVEQLPCFITYTNEQVHDLIRANLERAPMYSGQINSSGPRYCPSIEDKVVRFADKSQHQLFLEPEGRNTQEVYVNGVSTSLPRDVQDAIFRLIPGLEHAEIMRYGYAVEYDYAPPDQLRVSLESKLVKGLYFAGQINGTTGYEEAAAQGLVAGANAVLALRGDPPLVLDRDQAYIGVLIDDLVTCGVDEPYRMFTSRAEYRLLLRQDNADRRLTALAHELGLVDLNRFDHFEQKRLEIEAATELIENTRCDGTPLAQIVRRPEIAWSDIVGRLPQLAGLGKQVAEQVMNDLKYAGYIARQTVEVDRQQRLAEKRIPQSFDYARLTQLRAEAREKFQKVQPVSLAQASRISGITPADIALLMVHFEGKAPVR; translated from the coding sequence ATGGCAACATGCACCTATGATTTCGATGTAATTGTCGTCGGCGCAGGTCACGCGGGGACCGAGGCGGCGTTGGCCGCTGCACGTATGGGGGCTAAGACGGTTCTTCTCACCACCAACTGCGATACCGTCGGTCAAATGAGTTGTAACCCGGCGATCGGCGGCGTGGGCAAGGGGCAGATTGTCCGCGAGATCGATGCCCTCGGAGGCGCGATGGGATGTGCGATCGATGCGACAGGCATCCAGTTCCGCATGCTCAACCGGCGCAAAGGCCCGGCCATGCACAGCCCACGAGCCCAAGCCGACAAGAAACTCTATCAAGCCGAAATTAAGCGGTTCTGCGAAGAGCAACCAAATCTTTCGCTACGGCAGGAGGTGGTCGAGGATCTTCTGACCGAAAAAAGTGGCGAGGTGCCCCGCATCGTCGGCGTCCAGGTTCGAGGCGACGCGGTCTATCGTGCATGCGCTGTCGTGCTCACCACCGGTACATTCCTCCAAGCCTTAATGCACACCGGTGAGACGAAGACCGCAGGAGGTCGCGCGGGGGAAGGAACCACGGGGGGAATTAGTGGGGCGCTTGACCGATTGGGAATTCGCCTCGAGCGATTCAAGACCGGGACGCCGCCTCGCCTGAATGGCCGCACCATCGACACCAGCCGCACCGAGTTGCAGCCAGGCGACGATGAGCCACAACCGTTTTCGTTTCTCAATGACCGCATCGAGGTCGAGCAACTTCCCTGCTTCATCACCTACACCAACGAGCAGGTGCATGATTTAATCCGCGCAAACCTCGAACGAGCCCCCATGTACAGCGGACAAATCAATTCTTCCGGTCCGCGCTATTGTCCGTCGATCGAAGACAAGGTCGTGCGGTTTGCCGACAAGTCGCAGCATCAATTGTTTCTCGAACCAGAAGGCCGAAACACGCAGGAAGTTTATGTGAATGGTGTCTCGACCAGCCTGCCACGAGATGTGCAAGACGCGATCTTTCGCCTGATACCGGGTTTGGAACACGCCGAGATCATGCGCTATGGCTACGCGGTGGAATACGACTACGCTCCCCCCGATCAGCTACGCGTAAGCCTGGAATCGAAGCTGGTTAAGGGTCTGTACTTTGCTGGGCAGATCAACGGTACTACCGGCTACGAAGAAGCCGCTGCCCAAGGGCTCGTGGCGGGTGCCAATGCAGTGCTGGCATTGCGAGGTGATCCTCCCTTAGTACTCGACCGCGATCAGGCCTACATCGGCGTACTCATTGACGATCTGGTCACATGCGGCGTCGATGAACCCTACCGTATGTTTACCAGTCGGGCTGAGTATCGCCTGCTCCTTCGGCAGGACAATGCAGATCGGCGACTCACGGCGCTGGCCCATGAGCTAGGATTGGTCGATCTCAACCGGTTTGATCACTTTGAACAGAAACGTCTCGAAATTGAGGCCGCGACGGAGTTGATTGAAAACACCCGTTGCGATGGAACGCCGCTGGCTCAAATCGTGCGTCGCCCCGAGATCGCGTGGTCGGACATTGTAGGAAGGCTGCCCCAATTGGCGGGCCTGGGCAAGCAAGTCGCCGAGCAAGTGATGAATGACCTAAAGTATGCTGGCTATATCGCACGACAAACTGTCGAGGTCGACCGGCAGCAGCGACTTGCGGAAAAGCGTATCCCCCAGAGTTTCGACTATGCCCGTCTCACGCAGCTTCGCGCCGAAGCGCGGGAAAAATTCCAAAAGGTGCAACCGGTGAGTCTTGCCCAAGCAAGTCGAATCAGTGGTATTACGCCTGCTGACATTGCTTTGTTGATGGTGCATTTTGAGGGGAAAGCACCTGTGAGGTAG
- a CDS encoding redoxin domain-containing protein → MKLQCVLFGTLVLLAVPLVAAARAPAELGQYESLIPRHLLSIVHAPEVHQELGLSDVQVTDLEKLFSEIDSRWFAARILPWQQQSAIVAELEGRIWDWFSTNTRPDQQERLQQLEYYSQAGRMLLRVDLAKQIGLQPAEQESLAKLASDVQVAEQKLQNTQYGDPEIPAYQSELLKATEAEREGLTKYLTPSQQEQLSEILGDAFDTTKLKRIYPMAPEFVDVKHWLNSEPLKMAELRGKVVLVHFYAFQCHNCHANFDIYRRWHKDLADKGVVVVGIQTPETSSERDPLAVRSAAQDQELEFPILIDLESKNWKAWGNTMWPTVYVVDKNGYIRHWWQGELNWKGATSDKVIEDLVDNLLVEGEQRATSNITSSK, encoded by the coding sequence ATGAAGTTACAATGTGTTCTCTTCGGTACACTGGTGCTGTTGGCAGTTCCGCTTGTCGCGGCGGCTCGGGCTCCGGCTGAACTTGGGCAATACGAAAGTCTGATTCCGCGTCATTTGTTGAGCATTGTGCACGCCCCAGAAGTTCACCAGGAACTGGGATTGTCCGATGTCCAAGTCACCGATTTAGAGAAACTCTTCTCGGAAATCGACAGTCGCTGGTTTGCCGCGAGGATCCTGCCGTGGCAGCAACAATCTGCAATTGTTGCTGAACTAGAAGGCCGCATCTGGGATTGGTTTAGCACCAATACCAGGCCTGACCAACAGGAGCGGCTCCAGCAACTTGAATACTACTCCCAAGCCGGACGGATGCTCTTAAGAGTTGATCTTGCCAAGCAGATCGGTTTGCAACCCGCCGAACAGGAAAGTCTCGCCAAGTTAGCGAGTGATGTCCAAGTTGCCGAACAGAAACTGCAAAACACCCAATACGGCGACCCTGAGATCCCCGCATATCAATCCGAATTGCTAAAAGCTACGGAAGCAGAGCGAGAAGGTCTGACCAAGTACCTCACCCCCTCCCAACAAGAGCAACTCAGCGAAATTCTCGGCGATGCATTCGATACGACGAAACTCAAACGCATTTATCCGATGGCTCCCGAATTCGTCGATGTCAAACATTGGCTCAATTCAGAACCACTGAAGATGGCCGAACTGCGAGGCAAAGTCGTATTGGTTCATTTTTACGCCTTTCAATGCCACAATTGTCATGCCAATTTTGACATCTATCGACGTTGGCACAAAGATTTGGCCGACAAGGGCGTAGTAGTGGTTGGTATTCAGACCCCCGAAACAAGTTCCGAACGTGATCCACTTGCGGTTAGATCTGCTGCACAAGATCAAGAACTCGAATTCCCGATCTTGATCGACTTGGAGTCCAAAAACTGGAAAGCTTGGGGTAACACGATGTGGCCAACCGTCTATGTCGTGGACAAGAACGGCTACATTCGCCACTGGTGGCAAGGTGAGTTGAACTGGAAGGGTGCAACCAGCGACAAAGTCATCGAGGACCTGGTCGACAACCTGCTTGTCGAAGGCGAGCAGCGTGCCACTTCCAATATCACCAGTTCTAAGTAG
- a CDS encoding alpha/beta hydrolase, with protein sequence MKSTRQHHHFAALVIESLFFLTLLAAYANAEPALFGIGSQTLGGRFVWSDEVIYDGWRIQRHSSIGHYRLIDANDRRRTFGTFENCLAELERAKQVEKLPALPKEVVVLVHGLGAARQMMDGLAEYLVEEGGFNVVNFGYPSTVGDIDQHAKSLTSVLRHLDGVETVNFVAHSMGNIVIRLALTDLASLPASEQPDFTYNRFVMIAPPNHGASMADNFSESKIAQLFAGEPLQQLAPGKGWQTLEQRLTTPSFEFGIIAGGHGDGEGYLAAIPGDDDGLLSVETTQLAGASDFVLAKGIHQLMPKNEQVREYTLRFLQHGYFLPSGTKHPITAVAGTTP encoded by the coding sequence ATGAAAAGTACCCGCCAACACCACCACTTCGCCGCTCTTGTAATCGAGAGCCTGTTCTTTCTAACTCTTCTGGCAGCATATGCGAACGCCGAGCCGGCACTCTTTGGCATTGGCAGCCAGACTCTCGGCGGCCGATTCGTCTGGTCTGATGAGGTAATCTATGACGGCTGGCGGATTCAAAGGCACTCCAGTATTGGGCATTACCGGTTGATCGATGCCAATGATCGACGGCGAACTTTTGGCACTTTCGAAAACTGCCTTGCCGAATTGGAGCGAGCCAAGCAAGTCGAGAAACTTCCGGCACTCCCTAAGGAAGTCGTTGTGTTAGTTCATGGTCTCGGAGCGGCCCGCCAAATGATGGATGGCCTAGCTGAGTATCTTGTGGAAGAGGGCGGTTTCAATGTAGTAAATTTTGGCTATCCCTCGACGGTAGGAGATATCGACCAACATGCGAAGTCTCTTACCAGCGTTTTACGACATTTGGACGGCGTGGAGACGGTCAATTTTGTCGCCCACAGCATGGGCAATATCGTCATCCGTTTGGCGCTGACCGATTTGGCATCGTTGCCTGCCTCAGAGCAGCCAGACTTTACCTACAATCGATTCGTCATGATCGCCCCGCCGAATCATGGAGCCTCAATGGCCGACAATTTTTCTGAAAGCAAGATCGCTCAGCTATTCGCCGGCGAGCCGCTGCAACAACTTGCTCCAGGCAAAGGCTGGCAAACGTTGGAGCAGCGACTCACGACGCCCAGTTTCGAATTCGGCATCATCGCAGGTGGTCACGGTGACGGCGAAGGCTACCTCGCCGCCATCCCTGGCGACGACGATGGACTCTTATCAGTCGAGACGACTCAACTGGCAGGTGCCAGTGATTTCGTTTTGGCAAAAGGGATCCATCAACTCATGCCGAAGAATGAACAAGTACGCGAATATACACTGCGATTCTTGCAGCATGGGTACTTCCTACCTTCGGGAACCAAACACCCCATTACGGCGGTGGCTGGAACGACTCCCTGA
- a CDS encoding sensor histidine kinase, with product MDELERQKLDAMKELAYGASHEINNPLANIAARAQSLLREESHPDRRRSLEAIHQQAMRAHEMISDLMLFARPPQLVCEPFDLVELISGVISNLAAETNTRQIQLKLESSEESIRIKADRQQLSVAIGAVLDNALEAIGRDGNILVALSCSDESVAIEVTDDGPGISAEVRKHMFDPFYSGREAGRGLGFGLSKCWRIVSEHGGSVVVESAGESGATITMRLPIESAS from the coding sequence ATGGATGAGCTCGAACGGCAAAAGCTCGATGCGATGAAGGAGCTGGCGTACGGCGCAAGTCACGAGATCAACAACCCGTTGGCCAACATTGCCGCGCGTGCGCAGTCGTTGCTGCGCGAAGAATCGCATCCTGATCGCCGACGGTCTCTCGAGGCGATTCATCAGCAGGCGATGCGCGCCCACGAAATGATCTCCGATCTGATGCTATTTGCTCGGCCACCTCAGCTAGTTTGCGAACCATTCGATTTGGTGGAATTGATCTCCGGCGTGATCTCAAACCTAGCTGCTGAGACCAATACTCGCCAGATTCAGTTGAAACTAGAGAGCTCAGAGGAATCGATTCGGATCAAAGCAGATCGACAGCAGTTATCCGTGGCAATAGGTGCGGTCTTGGACAATGCACTGGAGGCGATTGGTCGCGACGGAAATATTTTAGTTGCGCTCAGTTGCTCGGATGAATCAGTAGCAATAGAGGTGACCGATGACGGTCCCGGCATCTCTGCCGAAGTCCGCAAGCACATGTTCGATCCTTTCTACTCAGGTCGAGAAGCGGGACGTGGTCTGGGGTTTGGACTCAGCAAGTGCTGGCGCATCGTTTCCGAACATGGTGGCAGCGTGGTTGTGGAAAGCGCAGGCGAGTCAGGAGCGACGATCACCATGCGTTTGCCGATTGAGTCAGCATCGTAG
- a CDS encoding L-serine ammonia-lyase codes for MATSVLDLFTIGIGPSSSHCVGPMRAARFFAEQMQDFGVLAKAHKIEVALYGSLALTGLGHGTNRAILQGLAGETPETVEPEKMESFLVEVESTGELAVLGHKIPFSQQEHLEYLTNEQLPLHSNGIRFSAFDSAGSELLQRVYYSVGGGFVVDGDGQPLKQTELRRPLAFPYQSAAELLSFASESGLRISEIARENERSFRSPDELETRLDEIWMVMQQCVVRGCRKQDQQTSYLPGPLRVRRRAPQLYQKLQSAPLASNGDPLSPIDWVDVFALAVSEENACGGRVVTAPTNGAAGIIPAVLHYFHRFCQGADQESVRRFLLTAGAIGILYKQNASISGAEVGCQGEVGAACSMAAGALAEVLGGSPAQVEQAAEIAMEHHLGLTCDPVGGLVQIPCIERNAMAASHAIHAARLALREDGQHRVSLDHVIEIMRQTGADMLSKYKETSQGGLSVNSIAC; via the coding sequence GTGGCTACCAGCGTTCTCGATTTGTTCACCATTGGCATTGGACCCTCGAGTTCTCACTGCGTTGGGCCGATGCGCGCAGCGCGGTTCTTTGCCGAGCAAATGCAGGACTTTGGGGTATTGGCAAAAGCTCACAAAATTGAAGTCGCCTTGTACGGATCACTAGCACTGACTGGCCTGGGACACGGGACGAACCGGGCCATCCTGCAGGGGCTCGCCGGCGAGACTCCCGAAACGGTGGAACCGGAGAAAATGGAGTCATTTCTCGTCGAGGTGGAATCGACGGGAGAGTTGGCAGTGCTTGGCCACAAGATTCCTTTTTCTCAGCAGGAGCATCTTGAGTACTTGACGAATGAGCAACTCCCCTTACACAGTAACGGGATACGCTTCTCAGCTTTTGACAGCGCTGGCTCCGAGTTGCTGCAGCGAGTTTACTACTCGGTTGGTGGCGGATTTGTTGTCGATGGCGATGGCCAGCCCTTGAAGCAAACCGAGCTGCGCCGTCCGCTGGCCTTCCCTTATCAATCGGCAGCAGAGCTGCTTTCGTTTGCCAGTGAATCAGGTTTGCGGATAAGCGAAATAGCGAGAGAGAATGAGAGATCCTTCCGCAGTCCTGATGAACTCGAGACGCGATTGGATGAAATCTGGATGGTCATGCAGCAATGTGTTGTGCGGGGTTGCCGAAAGCAAGACCAACAGACGAGCTATTTGCCAGGTCCCCTGAGGGTGCGTCGGCGAGCGCCACAACTCTATCAGAAATTGCAGTCAGCTCCACTTGCTTCGAACGGTGATCCCCTGTCTCCTATCGATTGGGTGGATGTGTTTGCCTTGGCCGTGAGTGAGGAAAATGCTTGTGGCGGTCGCGTCGTTACCGCTCCCACCAATGGGGCTGCCGGAATCATCCCGGCTGTGTTGCACTATTTCCATCGTTTTTGTCAGGGGGCCGATCAAGAATCTGTTCGACGTTTCCTGTTAACGGCTGGAGCGATCGGGATTCTCTACAAGCAGAACGCCTCAATCTCAGGCGCAGAGGTAGGTTGCCAGGGTGAGGTGGGGGCTGCTTGTTCGATGGCGGCAGGTGCTTTGGCGGAGGTGCTTGGTGGCAGCCCGGCTCAGGTGGAGCAGGCGGCCGAGATCGCCATGGAGCATCACTTGGGACTTACTTGCGATCCCGTCGGTGGCCTTGTGCAGATTCCTTGTATTGAACGCAATGCGATGGCTGCTTCCCACGCGATTCATGCGGCACGATTGGCATTGCGCGAAGACGGTCAGCACCGTGTATCTCTAGACCATGTCATCGAAATCATGCGTCAGACAGGCGCAGACATGCTTTCAAAGTACAAGGAAACATCGCAGGGCGGGTTATCGGTCAACTCGATCGCATGTTGA